TGGTAAGGAAATTACGGCTTAATAGCACCTTGCTCTTCTCTATACATTGTTAAATTACTTATTTACGATTTGTTGATGGAACCAATCAAGAACTTCTATTTTTACCGTTAAGACCGAGCCCACCACAAAcggttttattgctttttccttctctctttctctctctctctctctctctctgtctttccgCTTTGTTTCGCAATCTTCACCTTCGCTTTGTGCGCGCGTTCGTTCGCTAATGTCCTTTGAAGGACCTCATGGTACCAGCACCTGGTCGTcaggcacacgcacaccaagaAAAAAGACTAATTCTACGAATTGCCCTACACCAAGAAAGGACCCTCCAGGTGGGTCTTAAAATAAGGTCGGCAGCAGGGCATGTGCGGCATGAgggcttctctctctctctctctctctctctctctctctctctctctctctctctctctctctctctctctctctctctctctctctctctctctctctctctgtctcactTTCTCACCAGCGGTGTGTATAGTTCCCGCCGAAAGCAACGGGccctgctactgctgctttgTGGTAAGGCTCCGGGAGTGGGAATGTGTTGGTCCAATTAACCGGTCACTTGGATTGTGattgtgctggtggtggtggcgtgtATTGGATATCAAAGCAGGCGACGCTTCCATCGGAGGCTCCGTAGCCGCTACCGAACGACCGACCAGCACAATCACTCGCACGCGCTTTAAAGGCGAAGACTTACctccggagcagcagcagcagcagcagtaacatTTTCCACAAGGTAAGAGATAACAGCAGCGCTCGGTACAGTCGGATCAGTGACAGTGTCCATCGTAAATCCACCGGGTTTTAAGCCAGTGCATGTGCTCTTATCGCACAAAGCTCTGTGAGTTTGTTGTGCCGATTTTGGACGAAGGCTTAACCACGGAAGACTCATCCATCGCGTACCATCGACATTTGTGTAGCTTGTTAgttagatagagagagaaaaagcgaAGACTCACAAACACTTGTACGAAAAACGCTTCTACAATCGAATGCAAATTTTCGGGCTTGGTGGTGAAAACGGCTTCACGTGAGCCGCTCTCGCATCCACTCATTATCACCTGAAGTTGCGCGGCGACCGCGCACCAAACACATTCCCACATTGGCGATGTACATATATCCATCATGTGGCTCTCGCCCCCCTTCAATTGTTTGCCTGCCCGTGTTTTCATTGCATTCTTTTTGTATCGTTTTAGCACATACACCTGTGAGGCGAGGGGAATAAACCAACACGACGGACAGATAACAACGTCCAACGACATCGCAGCCTCCGGATAACAGCACGGCCAGTCGGGCGAAGATCGTTCACCGGATGGGAAGCCCTGCCGGTCGTCGTCAAATAGCATCCACGGGATTAACCTTGTGATCAAAGTGTGCGCGTGTATTTGTACGTGTGAAGGTGGTGCTTACGAGAGGGACAGCGAGAGCTACAAGTGTGAATTACGCGCTATTGCAAGGCTTGGGGCTTGGAAGCTTGGAGAAGCTTCACCTCAACATCCCGTACCGAGTAGAGGGGTTTTGTTCCCGGGATTGTATGTAAATTTCACCCTCAAAAGCCCCCTCCACCACAAGCTAATTGCTTGCTGTTCGATAACAAATCGCTGCTCGAAGGGGCCTAGATACCCGTGACCGTCAACAAACGATATTATTAGCCGTTGGTTCGCCGATCAAGCACCACCTAACACCCTTTCTCGGTGTCCGataagtgttttttgttgcctgtGCTAGTGGTTCGTCGTTCGTGCTAACAAACACCATGCTAGTCGAGGAGCCCCCACGACCCATCGGAAGGCGGACGAGGCGCTCACTTTCGCCTAAAAATAGGCAGCTGCTGGCGATCTGCCTCTGTGCGCTGCTCTCCCTACCGCAGGCGGCCCTCGGCCGCAAGGTGGCCCTGTCGCGCGTCACCAAACCGACCGGCCACCGGGGTTACGCGAACGCGGACATTGCCAAGCTGAGCTACTCGCCGAGCCATGCGGCCCCCGCGTCGGCAGCGAAACCGGCCGCGCCCGTCTACTCCTCCGCACCGGTCGCCGGTGGACACCCACAGTCCCCAGTGGGGGCACCACATGGTGGCGGTGGACAACCTTCGTACGGCTGGCAGGTTCCCCAAGGGGCACCGGGAGCGTCGGGAGGCGTTTACCCCGGAGCTGCAGCGGCCGGGGCAGCCGGCACGGGACTGGTGGCAAGCAATGTGTATCGTTCGCATGGTCATAATGCAACCGGGGGTGGATTTGGCGGTGGTTTGGCACACTCTCCGCCCGGTGCATACCCGGCGTACCCGGTACAGCAGCCGCAAGGATTCCCGGGCGCGCCGGTACAGCATCCTGGTGGTGGATTCCCCGCACCCGGATATCAACCGCAGGGAGGATACGtgccacagcagcagccgggtGGTTTCCCACATCAACCTTCATACGTCCCCGGGGGACATTACGATCAGGGACACTACCAGGGACAACCGGGACAGACGGTGGTGCACCATTACGAGCAGCCGCAGTCCAGTGGGGGCAGTGGAATCGGCACGGTACTGGGAGCAGGTGCAGCCGGTCTTGCTGCGGGTATTGGAGGAGCGGCACTGTACGACGCACTGAAGCCGAAGGACGCGAAAGAAGAGCCGGCGGCAACGACGGCAGCGACGGcaactcctgctgctgctgctgctgcccctgCAGAGACACCTGCTCCACTGGCAAACCCGAACGGTGATGCTCCATTGGCTCCTCTTCCGGCCAACCCCAATGGAGATGCTCCACTCGCACCGATCCCAACGGAAGCCACACCACTAGCAACGACAGCAGCGGCAGAAGGTGAAACcacggccaccaccaccaccacaaccctCGAAACCAGCTCATCGGAGAACCCGCTCGGTATGGCTCCGCTGGCCCCAATGCCGGATTCAGCTCCTGCCACCCCGGCCGACGGTACACCGAATGCGTCCGGATCGGACGTGGAGGTGCGGCACTCGTCCCTCAACGTCCAGCCCGACCTGTCCGCCTCGATGGCCGAACCGGCGAAGGGTGGAGCGGCCGAGATCGTTCGCCTGCCGTCCTCCATCGTGATGATGCTCGGGCTGTTGCCGTTCGTTGTGAAGTATCTTCGCTTTTAAGCCACCGGAGGGCAACGCGCACCCAGCAGCGTCTATTGTaaatatcgaaaaaaaaaacacctgtCAGGGGTTGTAAAGGGAGTTGAAACGAGTTGGAGAGTTGTGTTACTGTGCCACtacttttttgtagtttttccCTGTACCGGGCGATGCGTCGATGACCGATGCgagtattgttttttgttttgttgttttttgctgcccGTTTGCGTTGTAATGTGTTTTAGTACGGTTAGTCCGGTTAAGGTAGAGTCTGCCCGAGCAGAGAGCCGAGGTAAACGAGGATCACGAATGTTcaatgtttgaatttttaaagaaaCGAAACAACGATATGTGTAATAAATAAGGTTAAACGAAAAATTAATCATCTcttttttgtggtttgtggttttgtgggCCTGTTGGAGTAATCAAGCTGAAAAATAGTGAGAAACATGAGGAAGTACAACGTATAACGTTGTCCAAAAGCAAGGTGCAAGCAATGTAATAGTATGTATTATGCAAAAACCCAAAACAAGGAACCACAACACACCACAACGGTTTGTTTACGCAAGACAAGCTTGGGTAGGATTTTTCACGTTTTCGCGGATAAATGTAATTAAGACAGCAGACCGATAACGCACTACAGCCCGTCGGTTGTCGCATTCCACCTCAAAACTAGTTAGGTTATATCAAATACATGGTCCATCCGAATAGCACATTAGCACATTCCATCAGCAGTGAGGCCTCATGGTGCTCATTTCCATTGTTTGCCGCACACGCCGCACCGTTAAAGCATCAGCTTTTCCCAAGAGGCAAGGGGTGTGGAATgctaaattttacatttttgcattaaaacgTATATCGGCCGGCTATTCTCTGACTCGTCGATCGATGGAGCATTATGGGGATGACGCGCTATCGAAGGGCAGACGCTGTAGACAGAGCCATTTGTTTATTGCACAATCGCAAACACCGACCGACTTTTGGAGCGGGGGGGTTTTTCTCCATTCTAGTGGAACTGTTGATTCACATGGCTATGGTAATGGGGTAGGAATACAGCGCGTCAGATGATCAAACAGTTACCCGGGTCGTTCGAGTCATCAGTGCAACAAAGCGTAAGCCGGTAGTGTACCAACGTGATTTGCGTCGTGCTTTTTTGTATACCACTGTCCACTGTGGCCATATAATTGTAATATCACGTAAAACTtcaatttgcaaacaaaacaaaaaatgaaacacatcACTCAACGCAGGTCACGGTCGGCGGACTCGCAATGTTCCAATTCAACCCCGCTCTTTAATGATCAGCAAATCTTCCCGATACGATCGAAATtgcaatttgaaaataatttcctCCTTTGATTTATCGCCTCTCACCTTGTGGTTGAGAAACATAAATGTTAACAATCGTAAAGTTGTTTCGCGAAATACAAGCGCCCTTTGTTGGTGcgcactctctttctcgcgcTACTAACAACACGTGTCGCTTGAAACTGTTCTAGGCGCTTGAAACGCCTGCTTCGATCCAACCGCACGCTGACACGCAACAAACCGATTACTCGAACGAACTCGTGGACGGATCGAACACTTTCTCCGGGTGTCGGTGCTAGTGGACATTATGTACAGCTTTGCCCAGTTATTCCTGTGGTGGACGGGGACCACCCTCTATGAGGTGGCTAGCTGGCGTGCAAGCAATCGTCGTTTCCGATTCGCGATACAGCTAATCCTTGGGTGTGGAGGTCAATGTTGAAATTGGGGTAAATTACAGGCGTCAAATCCAATTCCTCAACAACAAGTCCACCGGTTCACTCAACTGGCCCGCTTTCTTTGTTCTTAGTGTAGTGAGCCACGGAAAGCTCACGAATGCCGGTTTCCTCTGTGACGTCATGAATATTCGAAGCTTTCAGAATGTTGTGAAATAGAAGTTCTATTTCAAGATTGACGAGTCGAGCCCTACTCGAGCGGGGATTTGCAACGCGATGACGAATTGAAAGCAATTTTCCAATTGTAAACTGTCGCTTGTGATACAATGAGTGCAAAACATGGCAGGGGCACGTGATCGCATAAGCGCGATAGATGCTGTTTTGCAACCTCCAACACACAAAGTCCGCTCGTTAGCGAACTCCAACCGAACTCCCATTTAGAGGATCTTTCCTGGTACAAGAAAAGATTAGTTGTCCGTACGTATCAGGTTCCTCGCGCGCATTCTGTTCAGCTTGATCGCTGTTTTGATGCCGTCAATTTACGTCACAGCTGCTCGATCAAGTGAACGGATGAACCAAGGGAAGGGTAGTATTGCATCGTTCGTACTACACCTTTAAATCATCCACCTGGGCTATGAATCATCGCGAACGCGCCAACAAAACAACGACGTGTAGCTCTGACGTCATCGTTACGCGGTTTTGTGACACCTCCAAATGCGGGCGGGCTTTGTGTGCAAGCTTTCGCCTACAAGTGTGGTCGCCCTAACACACTACCGGTACATATTTGCTAGACGGCCTTACCTGAAGAGCCCATTACGAATATGGAAATGTAAGCACGAAGCAGTTACCTTCAGCGTAAACACATCTTCCGCGTACGGGCGGTTATCGATCGTTCGAGTGAAGAAATCCCCTCCACGTAAACGGATCACGTACCCCTACTACACCGTCCTTGAACCAGCGTAATGGAGAGTTGTAGCGGTGGGTCAGACGATTCCTTTAACGGTACTCGGATTCGATTGTGGAGAGTCTATTGGAATCGATGCTGATCCATGGGTTCGCTAGGTTCGCTGGATCAGAGTCAGAATCAAGCCCAGTCTGTGAAGTGCAACGAGTAGGTGCAAAAAAGCATTAGTGACTCCGAACCTCCAAAGAAAGTTCCGCAGCTCCAGTAGGTTCAGTGAATCCTGTatgagcaacaaaaaaaacataaacgacAACGACCAGAACTCCCTGTTAATGCTACTGCGGGTTGGAATCGTTTAAGCTTTTTGGTACCTACTGAACCAACTGATACACTAGGAAAAAGACTCAGTTGAACGTATGTAGATCATAATAGGATTAGTTCAGTTTATAACATTTTGAAGATTCCTTGACGTTTGAGCTTTGAACCAATTGTGTTTTTAGATAAAATACGTTTTAATTGAACGTTCGATAGATGGCAAAAAGTTCAACTAAGAAGTAAGCAGTTGTATAGGTAATCTTCTTCTAAATATTCACCAATTCACCAAAATGTTGTATATAGCCGTTTGGACCGAGGCCTGACACACCGAAAATACCACCATAACGCAAAAATTGACAATAGAAATATAACGTTTGTAACACTTAATAACGCTTCTCGTCTGATCAATTGGTTCAgcgaaattcaaacaaaattgcTGTTTTCTTAGTTGAACAGCGCAAACCAACAATTTCATAAATGAATTTGTAAAGTTTTACAAGTTTTATCGGCAAAATTGTGGTAAACAAACCTCCGTTTTGGGTTGTTGTTATTGAGAAGCATTAAAGTTTATTTGCCATGTGTTTCGTTACGGTGATATTTACGGCCTCGAGAAAAAATCTGAATAATATTCACCTGCTGTCATAAACATCAGCTCACATACAGAAGCATGCAGCAAAATCTCGTTCGGCAAAAACAGTTCCAACCCGATAGGTCCGGACCACTTCGCACATCACTACCACGCATCGCTGGTTCGCTCATATCTCACGCACACCATCAACCTCACTAATGAAGCCTTGCACGCACATCACTATGCCCATGAGCACGATTACCCTCAcacgttattattatttattctttcTCTTCATTTTAGTTTCTGCGATCGAACGCAGTGGAGTGCATTTTCCGAGTGGCTGTGTGCGGTGAAAAACGACTTTGTGATTGACGAGACATTCGTCCTAATTTTTGCTCCCGTATATCGAACTCGTGTGCCAAAAAGAGCATTAGTTGTGTAGCAAGTGCAACAAGTGATCAATACGGATTAAAGCGCAGAAACAGACCCGTGAAGGTCAAACCTCTTTAGGGGAGGTGTAAAACAGACGCGCTCGCGGTCGGATCGGGAGAAAGTGGCTCCGGTCGAGCAACGAGCGAAAAAATGCGTAGCGTCGGGTGTTACGAAAATAGGCAGCTGCAAGCGCTGACCATCTGTGCGCTGTTGGCCGTGTCCACACTGTTGCCGATGGTCGAGTCGGCCAAGTTTAAAAGCCGCTCGAAAccgtcgtcctcctcgtcctcgtcgtcgggCCGTGTGTCGAAGCCAAGCtcatcttcttcctcttcctccagCTACAGCAATCCGGGCAGTCTGAGCTACAGCAACTACCAGTCGAAGCCTGCTCCCAAACCGTCCGCTCCGGTCGACACGTCGAACCAGCGCAACATCGGATGGAACGTAAACAGTCAGGCCAAGCCAGCGACGGGAGCTGCGGCGGTGAATAAGCCTCCCTATCCGGTGCAGGCCAGCGCCCCGGTACAGTCGAGTGCGGCGAAACCGCCGCCATATCCGGTGCAGgccacacacaacacgcacCAGACGCATGCGGGCGCTCCGCCACCGCCGTACTCGCAGGGACCACCGCCACCGTACTCGGCCGCCAACAATCCCAACATGCACTCGGGCTTCAACGTGCCACCGCCAGCGTACACCCCGGGCAATCAAGGCTTCCGACCAGGTCAGCCCGGATTCGGACAGCCGGGATCGTTCGGACAGCCCGGATATGGGCAGCCTGGATTTGGTCAGCCTGGAGCGGGCGGATTCGGACAACCGGGAGCGGGCGGATTTGGACAGCCTGGAGCGGGTGGATTTGGACAACCGGGAGCGGGTGGTTTCGGACAACCAGCGGGTGGCTTTGGAGCACCGATGGGCGGTtttggcggcggcggtggttaTCATCCTCCGGCGGGTGGATTCGCCGCCCCGCACGGCAACTTCCAGGGCGGTGGCGTTGCTCCGCCAGTGAACTATGCCCCTGCCCCTTCGTTCCCGATCGCGGCCATTCCGGTTGGCGCGTACAAGCCACAAAGCTCGGGCATCGGTGTTGGTGGTATTGCGGCCAGCGTTGGAACGGGTCTGTTGGCGGGTGCGGCTGGTTCCGCCCTGTACAATGCCCTGCGTCCGGAGGATCGTACACGGTACAGCCAGGGAGGTTCGGGTGGTGTAACGATCATTAACAACGTTCCTGCTGCACCGGCTGCTGCacctgctgccgctgccactCCGGCAGAGGGAGCCGCCCCAGCAGccgctgctgcaccagctccAGTCGCTCCGGCAACGGATtcggctgcggctgctgctgccgccgccgccgtacCTGCTGTCCCACCACCAGCGGCGGCTCCTGCTGCTCCTGGTCCCGATGGTCAAGCGTCCGTTCCGTTGGCTCCGTTCCCAGAATCTACTGCCGACAACTCGACTTCATctgcagcaccaccagcagcagcagtatctgAGGCCGCAGAAACGATGAACCAAaacgccaccaccacgacgGAAGGAGAACAGCAGGCACCGgcaaacggaacggaaacGATGGTCCCACTGGCACAAGCACCACaggttgatgctgctgctgctgcacccaCCGAAACGACTACGGTGAACCCGAACGCGAAACAGTACATCCCACCGCCCGGCCAGTACTACCCTGCCACCGGACAGTACGTTCCACCGGGAGAGTACGATCCAGCGACGGGCATCTTCACCCCGGGACGCTACATCCCCGACACGACCATCTTCCAGTCGGGTCAGTTCGACCCGCTAACGCAGATGTTCACGCCGGGACGGTACGAAGCCAATGGTCAGTTCATTCCCGACCCGAACCACCCGCCACTGTCACTGGCACCGCCGGCTGAAGGACAGGCTGCTGTCACACCAGCTGCCGCTGCTCAGACGACCCAATCGGAACCCGTCACACCGGCCGTTGCATCGCTGCGGACGGCGAGCGGCGCCAGCATGAAGACCGTTTCACTCATGACAGCGCTTGGTGCGCTGATTGCGTCGGAAGCTTTCCGCCAGTTGGTACGCTTCTAGGCCTTTGCCCTTCCCAAATTGCGCCTTTCTTTCTAGTCCTGCAACCCCGGGAAGCAAGGTTAACAATGGTTAACATTTTTGTTGTGAAAGCAGTGAGTGCGTGAATATTGAGCATTTTTTCTGGAGCAATACTAGTAGGCCTTACAATCCAAGTGCAGTTTCTGTCGAAGCATACAGCAGAACAGAGTATTACAGCAATCGTAGCCCAACAGTTGCGAGATGGGGCATCCCCAcaaaagagacagagagagtgagagaagaaCAGGTTTAGCGTATCAAAGGTTTAACACCGGCTGCCTTATTAGATATTCATTTGCAAACAGGTTTCCGAACGAAACGATCACAAACAGATTCGCAATAGTCATAAGATCTCGTGATGCAGACGGTTTAGAGTTGAATTTTGATT
This sequence is a window from Anopheles merus strain MAF chromosome 3R, AmerM5.1, whole genome shotgun sequence. Protein-coding genes within it:
- the LOC121596793 gene encoding spidroin-2-like — encoded protein: MLVEEPPRPIGRRTRRSLSPKNRQLLAICLCALLSLPQAALGRKVALSRVTKPTGHRGYANADIAKLSYSPSHAAPASAAKPAAPVYSSAPVAGGHPQSPVGAPHGGGGQPSYGWQVPQGAPGASGGVYPGAAAAGAAGTGLVASNVYRSHGHNATGGGFGGGLAHSPPGAYPAYPVQQPQGFPGAPVQHPGGGFPAPGYQPQGGYVPQQQPGGFPHQPSYVPGGHYDQGHYQGQPGQTVVHHYEQPQSSGGSGIGTVLGAGAAGLAAGIGGAALYDALKPKDAKEEPAATTAATATPAAAAAAPAETPAPLANPNGDAPLAPLPANPNGDAPLAPIPTEATPLATTAAAEGETTATTTTTTLETSSSENPLGMAPLAPMPDSAPATPADGTPNASGSDVEVRHSSLNVQPDLSASMAEPAKGGAAEIVRLPSSIVMMLGLLPFVVKYLRF
- the LOC121596352 gene encoding spidroin-2-like, whose translation is MRSVGCYENRQLQALTICALLAVSTLLPMVESAKFKSRSKPSSSSSSSSGRVSKPSSSSSSSSSYSNPGSLSYSNYQSKPAPKPSAPVDTSNQRNIGWNVNSQAKPATGAAAVNKPPYPVQASAPVQSSAAKPPPYPVQATHNTHQTHAGAPPPPYSQGPPPPYSAANNPNMHSGFNVPPPAYTPGNQGFRPGQPGFGQPGSFGQPGYGQPGFGQPGAGGFGQPGAGGFGQPGAGGFGQPGAGGFGQPAGGFGAPMGGFGGGGGYHPPAGGFAAPHGNFQGGGVAPPVNYAPAPSFPIAAIPVGAYKPQSSGIGVGGIAASVGTGLLAGAAGSALYNALRPEDRTRYSQGGSGGVTIINNVPAAPAAAPAAAATPAEGAAPAAAAAPAPVAPATDSAAAAAAAAAVPAVPPPAAAPAAPGPDGQASVPLAPFPESTADNSTSSAAPPAAAVSEAAETMNQNATTTTEGEQQAPANGTETMVPLAQAPQVDAAAAAPTETTTVNPNAKQYIPPPGQYYPATGQYVPPGEYDPATGIFTPGRYIPDTTIFQSGQFDPLTQMFTPGRYEANGQFIPDPNHPPLSLAPPAEGQAAVTPAAAAQTTQSEPVTPAVASLRTASGASMKTVSLMTALGALIASEAFRQLVRF